One genomic window of Notamacropus eugenii isolate mMacEug1 chromosome 6, mMacEug1.pri_v2, whole genome shotgun sequence includes the following:
- the ERCC5 gene encoding DNA excision repair protein ERCC-5 isoform X2, giving the protein MYVLPSLQEEEKNSSEEEDEKEWQIRMSQKQALQEEFFHNPHAIDIESEDFNSLPPEIKHEILTDMKEFTKRRRTLFEAMPEESNDFSTYQLKGLLKKNTLNRHIENVQKEMNQQHSGEIQRQYENEGGFMKVVESRKVISEDTSHYILIKGSQAKQAEEMDTKSVLPSSSKVYSPHPFDAKLPSFEKPKTEKETYTDAAAPPSPRTLLAIQAAMTESSSEEELEKENENQFSVKKAHTPTAIDEGSVSPRTLLAIQGVLDDDDDDVKNSQNGVSEVKEILMNRSEEEDEFLKVRESKGIQFAAVSHSENKVFAQGDECSIKNKHKSIPAAHSSNADLLGKDESVVTEEPTSLSHSANAVFGPSVKSVFKDEKELILTPHAESTVNMDTVEFGVEDRKDFKVTTQVTSTVFVSEGKDNPMIPELEKDIFVSPKKCDSSVLIVSSDKEIQNKKNESSEIETNSFQEVNNLQSVNAPSMAGSHLLAIAKTVTSCKPSEQENSQNTLQEGEKNEPLAQDLISATPDTVALTEMDSEESESDGSFIEVDSESSSDELQADLDEVFRPLTEPGEKSVTGEDATVTERKETVGAMENLLRDSPENLESAKQSEEETEKETGDTVNEWQDIDLEELETLENNLLVEQNSLKAQKQQQERIAATVTGQMFLESQELLRLFGIPYIEAPMEAEAQCAILDLTDQTSGTITDDSDIWLFGARHVYKNFFSKDKFVEYYQYIDFHNQLGLDRSKLINLAYLLGSDYTEGIPTVGCVTAMEILNEFPGHGLEPLLKFSEWWNEAQKAKRRRSNPHDTKVKRKLRRLQLAPGFPNPAVAEAYLKPVVDDSRGAFLWGKPDLEQIREFCQRYFGWNRTKTDESLLPVLKQLNTHQTQLHIDSFFRVMQHEKHVKGIKSQRLNRAVTCMLRKEREEEAGEIEEATAVMEREFKSLEKTKDKNGKKNIENKLEKSQNLKRKVLSSAGQQNKCGEGGFVGEVCFSESFDASLGEDSESSSSDKVKRGKPAKQSNIVSSSCQEMTQHNPEKNEEGTSSSSDEDGKGTKIVMVTARSVFEKKKRKRTARGKKRKT; this is encoded by the exons GAAGAGTTCTTTCATAATCCTCATGCCATAGACATTGAATCTGAAGACTTCAACAGCCTACCACCAGAAATAAAGCATGAAATATTGACTGATATGAAGGAATTTACTAAGCGAAGAAGGACGTTGTTTGAAGCAATGCCTGag gAGTCAAATGATTTTTCAACCTATCAACTCAAGGGCTTGCttaaaaaaaacaccttgaaCCGACACATAGAAAATGTACAAAAAGAGATGAATCAGCAGCATTCAGGCGAGATCCAAAGACAATATGAAAATGAAGGGGGTTTTATGAAGGTGGTGGAATCAAGGAAAGTAATTTCTGAGGATACATCTCATTACATCTTGATAAAAG gcagTCAAGCTAAGCAAGCAGAAGAGATGGATACTAAATCAGTTCTTCCTTCTTCTAGTAAAGTGTATAGCCCACATCCTTTTGACGCAAAATTGCCATCATTTGAGAagccaaagacagagaaagagacttaCACCGATGCAGCAGCCCCACCTTCCCCAAGGACTTTATTAGCTATCCAGGCCGCCATGACGGAAAGTAGCTCAGAagaagagctggagaaagaaaatgaaaaccagtTCAGTGTAAAAAAAGCACACACCCCTACTGCAATAGATGAAGGTTCCGTATCACCTAGAACTCTGTTAGCAATTCAGGGAGttcttgatgatgatgatgatgatgtgaaaAACTCTCAGAATGGAGTGTCAGAAGTTAAAGAGATTCTTATGAATAGgtcagaagaggaagatgagttcCTTAAAGTtagagaaagcaaaggaataCAATTTGCAGCAGTGTCTCATTCAGAAAATAAGGTGTTTGCACAAGGAGATGAATGCAGCATTAAGAACAAACACAAATCTATACCTGCAGCTCACTCGTCAAATGCTGACCTTTTAGGAAAGGATGAATCTGTTGTTACAGAAGAACCAACATCACTAAGTCATTCAGCAAATGCAGTCTTTGGGCCAAGTGTTAAATCtgtttttaaggatgagaaagagCTAATTCTTACCCCTCATGCAGAGAGCACAGTTAATATGGATACTGTTGAATTTGGGGTTGAGGATAGAAAAGACTTCAAAGTGACAACTCAGGTGACAAGTACAGTTTTTGTATCTGAAGGTAAAGACAACCCCATGATTCCTGAATTAGAAAAGGATATTTTCGTATCTCCAAAGAAGTGTGATTCCTCTGTTTTGATTGTTTCAAGTGACAAggaaatacagaataaaaaaaatgagtcttctgAAATTGAAACTAACTCTTTCCAAGAAGTGAATAACTTACAATCGGTAAATGCCCCTTCGATGGCTGGAAGTCATCTTCTTGCTATAGCAAAAACTGTGACAAGCTGTAAGCCCAGTGAACAGGAGAATTCACAGAACACTCTACAAGAGGGTGAAAAGAATGAACCTTTAGCTCAGGATTTAATTTCAGCAACGCCGGACACTGTGGCATTAACAGAAATGGACTCAGAAGAGAGTGAATCTGATGGTAG TTTCATTGAAGTGGACAGTGAAAGTAGTAGTGATGAACTTCAGGCTGACTTAGATGAAGTCTTCAGACCTCTTACTGAGCCCGGGGAAAAGTCAGTTACTGGAGAGGATGCTACAGTAACTGAGAGAAAAGAAACTGTTGGAGCCATGGAAAACCTCCTGAGAGACTCTCCTGAAAACTTGGAGTCAGCCAAGCAGtcagaggaagagactgaaaaagaaacaGGTGACACGGTCAATGAATGGCAAGATATTGATTTG GAGGAACTGGAAACTCTGGAGAACAATCTTTTAGTTGAACAGAATTCTCTGAAAGctcaaaaacaacaacaggaaCGGATTGCTGCAACTGTAACGGGCCAGATGTTCTTGGAAAGTCAG GAACTTCTACGATTATTTGGCATTCCTTACATTGAGGCTCCTATGGAGGCAGAGGCTCAGTGCGCCATTTTGGACTTGACTGATCAGACGTCTGGAACAATCACTGATGATAGTGATATCTGGCTTTTTGGAGCACGGCATGTGTATAAAAACTTCTTTAGTAAAGACAAGTTTGTAGAATATTACCAGTATATAGACTTTCACAACCAACTAG GATTAGACCGGAGCAAACTGATTAATTTGGCCTATTTGCTTGGAAGTGATTACACAGAAGGGATACCAACTGTTGGCTGTGTAACAGCCATGGAAATTCTCAATGAATTTCCTGGACATGGCTTGGAGCCTCTCTTAAAATTTTC AGAATGGTGGAATGAAGCTCAGAAGGCTAAGAGGAGAAGATCCAACCCACACGACACCAAAGTGAAAAGGAAGCTGCGACGGTTACAGCTTGCTCCTGGCTTCCCCAATCCGGCTGTGGCAGAGGCCTACCTGAAGCCTGTGGTGGATGACTCCAGAGGAGCGTTCCTATGGGGAAAGCCAGACCTTGAGCAAATCAGAGAAT TTTGTCAGCGTTATTTTGGCTGGAACAGAACAAAGACAGATGAATCTTTGTTACCTGTATTAAAACAGCTGAATACACACCAG acACAGCTCCACATTGATTCTTTCTTTAGGGTGATGCAACATGAGAAACATGTTAAAGGAATTAAGAGTCAGAGACTTAACAGAGCTGTGACATGTATGcttaggaaagaaagggaagaagaagctGGTGAAATAGAAGAAGCAACTGCTGTcatggagagagaatttaaatcacttgagaaaacaaaggacaaaaatgggaagaaaaacatagaaaataaattggaaaaatctcaaaatttaaaaagaaaagtgcttTCCAGTGCTGGTCAACAGAATAAATGTGGTGAAGGTGGCTTTGTTGGGGAGGTCTGTTTCTCAGAATCATTTGATGCATCTTTAGGGGAGGATTCTGAAAGTTCATCTtcagacaaggtcaaaaggggaAAACCTGCTAAGCAGTCAAATATTGTCTCTTCAAGTTGTCAGGAGATGACACAACATAATCCTGAGAAGAAtgaagaaggcactagcagctccAGTGATGAAGATGGAAAAGGGACGAAAATTGTTATGGTGACTGCTAGATCTgtgtttgagaaaaaaaaaaggaaacgaACTgcgagggggaagaaaagaaaaacataa